Below is a window of Halioglobus japonicus DNA.
TACCGCCGGAAGATTTAGTGTCGTACCAGGTGTCCTGCCACTTGCCGTCTACGAGTAATCCCATGATTGTTTCCTCCTGTATGGAGGGCGCTTACGCGCCCAGTTTGCGGTCGAGGGTGAAGGCGCCGGGGCGCGCATTGGCTATGGCCAGCAAGCCGCCCGCCATCGCCAGGTTCTTTAAGAGCATGATGAACTGCATCTGGTCGGCGAGATCTAAGTGGAACAGTACGCCGGATGCGATGCTGAACAAGGCGAGCAGAATGGCAACCAGTCGTGTCTGGAAGCCGACTACCAGGGCCGCGCCGCCAAGCACTTCGAGGGCGATCACGGCGGGGAGCAGGAAGCCGGGAACTCCCACGCTGGCCATGTAAGCGAGGTTGCCTTCATATCCGGAAATCTTCGACAGTCCGGCGAGAATGAAAAGCGCTGCCATCAGGGTTCTGGCCAGTAGGTCGGTGAGCTCGGCGGGGATTGCAGCGCTAATGCCGGCGTTAAGTTGTTGGTTGATTTCTGCGGTGGTCATCGTGTCTCTCCAGTGGATGCGTTTGGTTGCGGCCTGTAGTGGCCTGCGATGGAGAAACTATAAGTCCGAAAATAGCGAAATAAAAACGCATTAAATCGGCTTATATATTCTAAAAAATAGAAATATAGGTGGGTCGGTGGCTTGGGTATCAATACCCATACTGGCACTTTGGCGTCATGGTTTACCATTTGCGCATATGTGTTGAGGTAGTTGCTGCCGCCAGGCGCATGCGGGGCCAGGCTCTGCCTGCGCTGAACAATAAGGAGATTCACAGTGGGGATTTTGCAAGTGGTTGTCGACGGCGTCGACAGCGTCAAATTGACCGAGGTGGATGCGCCTCAGGCGGCGTCCGATGATGTGATCGTGAAAGTCGAGCAGTGCGGTATCTGCGGCTCGGATTTGGGTTACATCAGCATGGGTGGTCTTCTCGGCCCTGGTGTGCCCATGCGCCTTGGCCACGAACTCTCCGGCACTGTGGTGGAAGCTGGCAGCAATGTCTCTCATGTCGCCGTCGGTGACCGGGTTGTCGTTAATCCGGTGGCCAACAGCAACCATATTGGCAATGGCGGCCCCGAGGGTGGTTTTACACCACTGCTGCATGTCAGGGGCGCAGCGCAGGACGAGCAGAGCGTGATCAAGCTGCCCGATACCCTGGATTTCGAGCAGGGCGCACTGGTGGAGCCGCTGGCAGTGTCTATGCACGCTGTGCACAAGGCGTCGCTGACCCCGCAGGATCGGGTCGTGGTGTTTGGAGCCGGTCCTATCGGTCTTGGTATTGTGCTCGTGGCTCGCTACTACGGTGTTGATGACATTGTGGTGGTGGATCTCTCGGGGCAGCGTCTCAAGACCGCCAGCCAGTTAGGCGCCGCACCGTTTAAGGCGAGCGAAGGTGATCTGTTCCAATTCCTCTCTGAGCGCTGGGGCACCCGCGACGTCATGGGCATGCCCATGCCTGCAGCAGATGCGTTCTTCGAGGCCACGGGTGCCGGCCCGGTGTTCAATCAGATCGTGAATATGGCGCCGGTGAATGCGCGCGTGGTTGTAGTGGGCGTGCACAAAGCGCCGGTGGAATTTGATCTGGTGAACCTGCTGCTCCGGGAGCTTCAGGTCAGTGGCTCGATGGCCTATCCGGATGAATTCCCACAGGTGATCGAGATGCTGGCCAGCGGTGAGGTCAATCCTTCACCGCTGGTCAGTCATCGTTATGACTTGTCGGAGTTTCCCGATGCGTTGGCAATGGCGCGCGACCAAGCCCAGGCACTTAAGGTGCTCGTAGCCTGCCAGCGTTAGCGGTAACCCAGGGGGCAGGCCAGGTCTTTTATCGGAAGTAGGGCGCCGTGTGCGGCGCTCGCCGCATCCGATGCCAGAAAACACATGACTTCCGCCAGCGGCTGCAGTGCCACCCGGGTGGCGAAGTCGGCGTCAGCCTAAGTGCGGTTAAAGAGAGCGCCCCTTTGCCGTCATCATAGGACGGCATTTCCAGTGACCTGAAAATTACGAAGCAAAAGAATGTGGCGGAGTTTGCCAAGCGTTTGTCAAAGAGCAATGCGCCCGCAGAG
It encodes the following:
- a CDS encoding DoxX family protein is translated as MTTAEINQQLNAGISAAIPAELTDLLARTLMAALFILAGLSKISGYEGNLAYMASVGVPGFLLPAVIALEVLGGAALVVGFQTRLVAILLALFSIASGVLFHLDLADQMQFIMLLKNLAMAGGLLAIANARPGAFTLDRKLGA
- a CDS encoding zinc-dependent alcohol dehydrogenase is translated as MGILQVVVDGVDSVKLTEVDAPQAASDDVIVKVEQCGICGSDLGYISMGGLLGPGVPMRLGHELSGTVVEAGSNVSHVAVGDRVVVNPVANSNHIGNGGPEGGFTPLLHVRGAAQDEQSVIKLPDTLDFEQGALVEPLAVSMHAVHKASLTPQDRVVVFGAGPIGLGIVLVARYYGVDDIVVVDLSGQRLKTASQLGAAPFKASEGDLFQFLSERWGTRDVMGMPMPAADAFFEATGAGPVFNQIVNMAPVNARVVVVGVHKAPVEFDLVNLLLRELQVSGSMAYPDEFPQVIEMLASGEVNPSPLVSHRYDLSEFPDALAMARDQAQALKVLVACQR